One bacterium DNA window includes the following coding sequences:
- a CDS encoding aspartate aminotransferase family protein, which yields MKYWADVDINSVPNMKTVPPGPKSVDFHNRASCFMKGYSSQVRLFPVVFDKGYGSTLTDVDGNTYLDFSSGIYVTSLGHCHPKISEAVAKYAKQLMNCHDFTTPIKTALLEKLASVTQGDLNGIQLYDSGTTAVEAGLRAIRAATGNFEFISFHKDFHGKTMGAVSLARVDKTQGMRAPGFFLVPRAYCYRCAFKMNYPECNLYCADYLETVIREETSGQVAGIVMEPVQGWAGSVVPPDGWIQKIKKICLKYNIMFMADEVLTCMGRTGKMFAMEHWDTIPDVVTLGKSFGNGFPITAMIISDKYKDSLEKISASTSYGGNPMACAAALASLEVIEEENLCARSAELGDYILKLLQGIKDRHSIVGEVRGLGCLLGIELVKDRVTKEPFEEAGRMVYQKAFEKGLAWVPAGHNLRLSPPIIMSKELAKKGIDIIEEAIAETEKELKG from the coding sequence ATGAAATATTGGGCAGATGTTGATATAAATAGTGTTCCTAATATGAAAACAGTTCCACCAGGACCTAAGTCTGTCGACTTTCATAACCGCGCAAGTTGTTTTATGAAAGGGTATTCAAGTCAAGTAAGACTTTTCCCGGTAGTCTTTGATAAAGGATATGGTTCTACTCTAACTGATGTTGATGGAAACACTTATTTAGATTTTTCTTCGGGTATTTATGTAACAAGTTTGGGACATTGTCATCCTAAAATCAGTGAAGCTGTTGCAAAATATGCTAAACAATTGATGAATTGCCACGACTTTACTACCCCTATAAAGACAGCGCTTCTTGAAAAACTTGCTTCTGTAACTCAAGGAGACCTTAATGGAATTCAGTTGTATGATAGCGGAACAACTGCTGTTGAAGCTGGTTTAAGAGCCATAAGGGCTGCAACAGGAAATTTTGAATTTATCTCTTTTCATAAAGATTTTCACGGAAAAACTATGGGAGCTGTTAGTCTTGCAAGGGTAGATAAAACTCAAGGAATGCGTGCTCCAGGATTTTTCCTTGTTCCAAGAGCTTACTGTTATAGATGTGCTTTTAAGATGAATTACCCTGAATGTAATCTTTATTGTGCTGACTACTTAGAAACTGTCATTAGAGAAGAAACCTCAGGGCAGGTTGCTGGAATAGTAATGGAACCAGTTCAAGGCTGGGCAGGTTCTGTTGTACCTCCTGATGGTTGGATACAAAAAATTAAAAAGATTTGTTTAAAATATAATATTATGTTTATGGCAGACGAGGTTTTGACCTGTATGGGTAGAACTGGCAAAATGTTTGCTATGGAACATTGGGACACTATACCTGATGTTGTTACTCTCGGTAAATCTTTTGGAAACGGTTTTCCTATAACTGCTATGATTATTTCTGATAAATATAAAGATAGCCTTGAAAAAATATCTGCTTCTACCAGTTATGGAGGAAACCCTATGGCTTGTGCGGCAGCGCTGGCTTCGCTTGAAGTTATCGAAGAAGAAAATCTTTGTGCACGTTCTGCCGAACTTGGAGATTATATTTTAAAGTTGTTGCAAGGGATAAAAGATAGGCATTCTATAGTTGGGGAAGTGAGAGGTCTTGGCTGTCTTCTCGGGATAGAGTTGGTGAAAGATAGGGTAACCAAAGAACCGTTTGAGGAAGCTGGTAGAATGGTCTATCAAAAGGCTTTTGAGAAAGGGCTCGCTTGGGTTCCTGCAGGACATAACCTACGGCTTTCTCCACCAATTATTATGAGTAAGGAGTTGGCTAAGAAAGGTATTGATATTATCGAAGAGGCAATAGCTGAAACAGAAAAAGAATTAAAGGGGTAA